A single region of the Zootoca vivipara chromosome 2, rZooViv1.1, whole genome shotgun sequence genome encodes:
- the LOC118080038 gene encoding lysophosphatidic acid receptor 6-like, protein MWANGTYPLGEAFPNHSASLQCAAEAQFQHLLLPITYSLVCALSLASNTVALWSSWATRAQAPPIMIFTYNLIVIDLLFALSLPLQAVYHARRNDWPFGEGLCKATNALFLANMFSCTLFLACICLERYLAVIHPILYLRLRWPLYRVLISMAIWSVVGIGLLTLFSKSTVTRRFPNGNTACMEHFPARVWSGGLAAMVLVSSVLGFFLPFFTIIICSVVIARRIVNLSHGSAQASLLRRNPLHTLLMVTTLLTVCFLPFHIIHILHTLGRIGVLSAPWLLHFTCSAQRAAMALASINSALDPLVYYFNMKPPDWRMPCCGASSQNLVDSGNLAAEGLRSMN, encoded by the coding sequence ATGTGGGCAAATGGCACGTACCCCCTAGGCGAGGCCTTCCCTAACCATTCAGCCTCTTTGCAGTGTGCTGCTGAAGCCCAGTTCCAGCACCTGCTCCTGCCGATCACGTACAGCCTGGTTTGCGCCCTGAGCTTGGCCTCCAACACTGTAGCCTTGTGGAGCAGCTGGGCCACCCgggcccaggcacccccaatcaTGATTTTCACCTACAACCTCATCGTCATCGACCTGCTGTTTGCCCTGTCGCTGCCATTACAGGCCGTGTACCATGCCAGGCGCAACGACTGGCCCTTTGGCGAAGGCCTGTGCAAGGCCACCAACGCCCTCTTTCTGGCCAACATGTTCAGCTGCACGCTTTTCCTGGCCTGCATTTGCCTGGAGCGCTACCTGGCCGTCATCCACCCCATCCTCTACCTGCGCCTGCGGTGGCCCCTCTACCGTGTGCTGATCTCTATGGCTATCTGGTCCGTAGTAGGGATCGGGCTGCTGACCCTCTTCTCCAAGAGCACTGTGACCCGTCGCTTCCCCAACGGGAATACAGCCTGCATGGAGCACTTCCCAGCCCGTGTCTGGAGCGGAGGCCTGGCCGCCATGGTTCTGGTCTCCTCGGTGCTGGGCTTCTTTCTGCCTTTCTTCACCATCATCATCTGCTCCGTCGTGATTGCCCGGCGCATCGTGAACCTGAGCCATGGCTCAGCCCAAGCTTCTTTGCTGCGGAGGAACCCGCTGCACACCCTCCTGATGGTGACCACCCTGCTCACCGTCTGCTTCCTGCCCTTCCATATCATCCACATCCTACACACACTGGGCCGAATTGGGGTCCTGTCTGCTCCGTGGTTGCTGCACTTCACTTGTTCAGCCCAGCGGGCTGCCATGGCCCTGGCTAGCATCAACAGTGCTCTTGACCCTCTAGTGTACTATTTCAACATGAAGCCTCCCGACTGGAGGATGCCCTGCTGTGGTGCAAGCAGCCAGAACCTCGTGGATTCAGGCAATCTTGCGGCAGAGGGCCTAAGGAGCATGAACTAG